GGCAACCGGGATTTTCTGGAATACTTCAGGCAGATAGTAGGCGAACACAACAGCAGCCTGTGGAAAGGCTGCTACAACCATTTCCGGTTTTTCGTCAAAAACTCCTGTATCTGTGCGGAGGTCGATATCGAACTCTGCCGGAAATTCAGAAGCTACCTGCTCTCGGCGCACCAATTCCGGGACCCTACACGCCCGCTGGCACACAGCTCGATTGTCAATTACTATCTGAAATTCCTCAGTCTGCTGCATAATGCCTACCGGGATCATATGATTGAAGAAGATCTGGCAATACAAATGGAATATATTGCACGCAAACCTACACGTCGGGAATTTCTAACGCCGTCCGAACTGCGAACGCTCTCGCAAACGCCCTGCGAGATCCACGTCTTGAAACGGGCAAGCCTTTTCTCCTGTGAAACGGGCCTGCGACTGAGTGACGTGTTGGCTTTGAAATGGGAGGATATCGTACCCAACCTGGAAGGCAACGGTTATAATATGCGCATACGCACAGTCAAAACCGACGAAGAAGGACTCTTACCGTTAAGCGATACGGCCCTACAACTTTGCGGGCCTCGCAGTACAGGTACGGTATTCAAGGGTTTTACACGCTCGATGACCGACCGTCCGCTCAAACGATGGCTTGAGGATGCGGGCATTACCAAACGCATCACGTTCCACTGTTTTCGCCACACCTACGCCGTGCTGCAATTAGCCAGCGGCACGAATATTTACACCCTCAGCAAAATGATGCTGCACAAGAGTATTCGCTCGACGGAAATTTATCTGGATCTGCTTGAGGAAACGAAGCTCGAAACCGTCGGACGTATCAGTATCTATATCGACCCGGAGATGTTCGACGAATAATCCGTACCTTATATATTAATGTATTCATTACTGTCCCGTTAAAAATGGAAATTGGTCTTTGAAATAATTGAAATATAGTCTTTTACAAGCATTTTTAGGGTGCGACGATTTGAATTTACTACATTGTAGTCTATAAGATAGACTGCATATG
This sequence is a window from Tidjanibacter massiliensis. Protein-coding genes within it:
- a CDS encoding site-specific integrase, whose amino-acid sequence is MKCPKVTLRSRPISHGRRSLYLDYYPAIRIPDTMKKTRTETLGIYVYARPRSQHEKSHNDEMYRKARLIASTRLPAIINKQYGFLDTARGNRDFLEYFRQIVGEHNSSLWKGCYNHFRFFVKNSCICAEVDIELCRKFRSYLLSAHQFRDPTRPLAHSSIVNYYLKFLSLLHNAYRDHMIEEDLAIQMEYIARKPTRREFLTPSELRTLSQTPCEIHVLKRASLFSCETGLRLSDVLALKWEDIVPNLEGNGYNMRIRTVKTDEEGLLPLSDTALQLCGPRSTGTVFKGFTRSMTDRPLKRWLEDAGITKRITFHCFRHTYAVLQLASGTNIYTLSKMMLHKSIRSTEIYLDLLEETKLETVGRISIYIDPEMFDE